In Haloarcula limicola, the genomic stretch TGGCCGAACACTACTCCTCCTTCGAGCGCGGCGGCCGTCGATGGCTCTGGCAGCGACTCACGGCGGTGTTCCTCATCGGCGTCCTCGCGTTCCACTTCCTGCTGTTGCACTTTGCCAATCACGCCGCAAACATCACGTTCGCGGGCACCCAAGCACGGATGAGCCAGATCAGCTACTTCGCCACGATGTGGCTCTTCCTCGTGACGGCGACGT encodes the following:
- a CDS encoding succinate dehydrogenase hydrophobic membrane anchor subunit gives rise to the protein MAEHYSSFERGGRRWLWQRLTAVFLIGVLAFHFLLLHFANHAANITFAGTQARMSQISYFATMWLFLVTATFHGVNGVYNALVNQGIDGTQKNAVKWVLIAAGLLLIAQGTRVALAMNGFL